The Deltaproteobacteria bacterium genome includes the window ACCGCACGCAGCGAAAGAACTATAGATGACCCCAACGCCCACGGATACACTCATGCTTTGCGGTCTCGCCCTGGCAGGAGGGATCATTGTCGGCCGTCTGATTCCCGGAAAAAAGCGAACACCAAAATCGGATACCCCGGGCAGGACCAGTTTTTACAAAAGTCTGAACTATATCCTCTCCAACGAACATGACAAGGCCATCGAGGAGTTCACCCGCATGGTGGAAGTCGACTCTGAAACGGTCGAGGTCTATCTTGGGCTGGGGAGCCTCTTCCGTTCCAAGGGAGAGTTGGGGCGAGCCATCCGGATTCACCAGAGTATTATCGTCCGGCCTTCACTGGATAAAAAAATCAAGATCCAGGCCTATTTTGACCTGGCCCTCGATTATCAGAAAGCCGGTCTTTTTGACAGCGCGATCGAAACCTTTCAGACCGTAATTCAGTCGGACCCGCGCCACCTTCCCGCCTACCGTCATCTGGAAAGAATTTACGAAGAAGAAAAAAGCTGGGAAAAAGCCTTCGACATTGAAAAACAGATACAGAAACTGACCAAAGCAAAGGATACAATGGTGCTGGCTCACCTGCAAACGGAAAAAGGAAAATCGTGTCAACAACAGGGAGCGCTCGATGATGCCGTCCGAAACTATAAAAAAGCTATTCAGATCGATCCGAAGTGCGTCGATGCCTACCTCCACCT containing:
- a CDS encoding tetratricopeptide repeat protein translates to MTPTPTDTLMLCGLALAGGIIVGRLIPGKKRTPKSDTPGRTSFYKSLNYILSNEHDKAIEEFTRMVEVDSETVEVYLGLGSLFRSKGELGRAIRIHQSIIVRPSLDKKIKIQAYFDLALDYQKAGLFDSAIETFQTVIQSDPRHLPAYRHLERIYEEEKSWEKAFDIEKQIQKLTKAKDTMVLAHLQTEKGKSCQQQGALDDAVRNYKKAIQIDPKCVDAYLHLGDYYHEQKKFTKAIEIWEGVAERTPEYAFLTYKRLESSYYELGRYEEMERIYQENIARNPGDLQTRLVLGDHYLRKGNLQDAIAEFQEIIKAQPGCIEAHQKLGEAFLKAENSAEVEKELGILAHLFSTKYLFYHCKECGFESKNILWQCPQCKTWDTFVHG